From Candidatus Methylomirabilis tolerans, one genomic window encodes:
- a CDS encoding uracil-DNA glycosylase → MAELTGTDIDELRKLITQARAHLRRQQLLGVDRLRVAWPERPEPVVQPASSRTLVQVREKLGECTRCKLHTGRKTIVFGVGNPQAWLVFVGEAPGADEDQQGEPFVGRAGQLLTRIIEAMKLTREQVYICNIIKCRPPGNRNPEPDEIAACEPFLIAQLQTIKPKLVCALGTFAAQSLLRTKEPISKLRGRFHDYHGIPVLPTFHPAYLLRNPHEKKTVWADMQLLQREYEKLRTT, encoded by the coding sequence ATGGCTGAATTAACCGGTACTGACATCGACGAACTCCGCAAGCTGATCACCCAGGCGCGGGCCCACCTGCGTCGGCAGCAGCTTCTGGGGGTAGACCGTCTGCGCGTCGCGTGGCCCGAACGCCCGGAGCCGGTGGTACAGCCGGCATCTTCCCGGACCCTCGTCCAGGTGCGTGAGAAGCTGGGGGAGTGCACGCGGTGCAAGCTGCACACGGGTCGAAAGACTATTGTGTTCGGGGTCGGTAACCCGCAGGCTTGGCTTGTCTTCGTCGGGGAGGCGCCAGGAGCCGATGAAGATCAGCAGGGCGAGCCGTTCGTCGGGCGGGCGGGGCAACTGCTCACTCGCATCATTGAGGCGATGAAGCTCACCCGCGAACAGGTCTATATCTGCAACATCATTAAGTGCCGACCTCCCGGAAATCGCAATCCGGAACCGGATGAGATCGCCGCGTGCGAACCGTTCCTAATCGCACAGCTTCAGACTATTAAACCGAAACTGGTCTGTGCATTAGGCACCTTTGCGGCCCAGTCGCTCCTGCGCACCAAGGAGCCGATCTCGAAACTGCGCGGGCGATTTCACGACTATCACGGGATTCCTGTTCTGCCCACCTTCCATCCCGCGTACCTGCTTCGCAACCCACACGAGAAGAAAACGGTGTGGGCGGACATGCAACTCCTCCAGCGAGAATACGAGAAACTCCGCACAACGTAA
- the coaBC gene encoding bifunctional phosphopantothenoylcysteine decarboxylase/phosphopantothenate--cysteine ligase CoaBC gives MTLQGKKIVLGVTGSIAAYKAVELVRAFVTAGVSVRVVMTESAQQFVAPLTFATLSRQEVMTDLFTLDAEAKIRHVAAPDGADLLLVAPATANAIAKFAQGLADDLLSTLFLATTQPVVLAPAMDTDMYRHLAVQENLERLRNRGVRIVGPATGELASGLLGPGRLADIGEIVQAATELLCPTRDLRGEVVLITAGPTREPLDPVRYLSTRASGKMGYALAEEAMTRGARTILVSGPTALSSPHGVECIRVETALQMHTAVLDRLAEATVVIKAAAVSDYRVAQPADSKLTKRDAPLTLELVPNPDILKEVGTKKGERIVVGFAAETGDLIRRAHRKLTAKRLDLIVANDVSQEGAGFGSETNLVVILDSGGGVEELPLLPKRQVARHIIDRVVGLRQHKDRV, from the coding sequence ATGACGCTGCAAGGAAAAAAGATCGTGCTGGGCGTAACCGGAAGCATCGCCGCCTATAAGGCCGTGGAACTGGTGCGGGCGTTCGTCACGGCAGGGGTCTCCGTCCGTGTTGTCATGACCGAATCGGCGCAACAGTTTGTCGCGCCCCTGACCTTTGCTACCCTCTCGCGACAAGAGGTGATGACCGACCTCTTTACACTGGATGCCGAGGCGAAGATCCGTCATGTCGCCGCTCCTGATGGAGCCGACCTGCTCCTGGTGGCGCCCGCTACGGCTAACGCTATCGCCAAGTTCGCCCAAGGGCTCGCCGACGATCTGCTGAGCACCCTCTTCCTGGCCACGACACAGCCGGTCGTCCTTGCGCCCGCCATGGACACTGACATGTACCGCCACCTCGCCGTTCAAGAAAATCTGGAGCGGCTGCGGAACCGGGGAGTGCGCATTGTAGGTCCGGCGACCGGTGAGCTGGCCTCTGGACTGTTGGGCCCCGGGCGGCTGGCCGACATCGGCGAGATCGTGCAGGCCGCGACCGAGTTACTCTGCCCAACACGTGACCTACGCGGCGAGGTCGTCCTGATCACCGCCGGCCCGACGCGCGAACCGCTCGATCCGGTCCGCTATCTGAGTACACGCGCCTCCGGCAAGATGGGGTACGCCCTTGCGGAGGAGGCGATGACGCGAGGTGCGCGCACCATCCTGGTGAGTGGCCCAACCGCCTTAAGTTCGCCGCACGGGGTCGAGTGCATCCGAGTCGAGACTGCCCTGCAGATGCATACGGCTGTACTGGATCGACTCGCTGAGGCGACGGTGGTAATCAAGGCGGCTGCGGTCAGCGATTATCGTGTCGCACAACCGGCCGACTCAAAGCTTACGAAACGGGATGCGCCCCTGACGCTGGAACTGGTACCGAATCCGGACATTCTGAAAGAGGTCGGCACGAAGAAGGGCGAGCGAATTGTCGTCGGCTTCGCAGCCGAGACCGGCGACCTCATACGACGAGCTCACCGTAAGTTGACAGCAAAGCGACTCGACCTGATCGTAGCCAACGACGTGAGCCAGGAGGGGGCCGGCTTTGGGAGCGAGACCAATCTGGTCGTCATTCTCGACTCAGGGGGAGGCGTCGAGGAGCTCCCCCTGCTCCCAAAACGGCAGGTGGCACGGCATATTATCGACCGGGTTGTCGGCCTTCGGCAACACAAAGACAGGGTATAA
- a CDS encoding transglycosylase SLT domain-containing protein, whose protein sequence is MRSTSPARHRLRPVAWSHVTTAGVTLLLMLLASLQAAASPETSAAILWQEALARIGTKDYRGATPLLDDLRHRQDFSRTREADFLLGVALYRQQQWQEAAGTLEAAATQVPVLGDYALYYAASAYQALGLQPRALAMLSRLLHEYPESLLTERVRQERARLYLDTNQPAQAEEAYREVLSRASGEAKRREALLALAEIAVKADKRREAEALLRGLWLKSPGSREAARAGELLTSMAEAAPFTLDEQFERALNLYRSNQYAQAIAAFTPFLSNHSPPFDGVQDRFASRARLWSGISHFQRRDYSRAISLLSPVGQDHSLHAAEALYWIGRSYARTDDREKAVTTWNRLAHAYPNSPFTAESLYLMALQYRDNGKPKRAVRTLDRLLRDHPSSRFADAALWTRAWIHYRQSALTKALADLRQLHAKAASDSRFGVQALYWQGRILEDLKKKGKAVEVYRGLLKTYNDENYYAEQTRLRLKVLEPKAAQALLFVTDQQSAAPSPCTLTPASCSSETAKARLLKELNLREEASEEFWALAGRSADDRGLLYEASSALLDLGSFEKSVSIAKRLLRPLHARNRSAEPVPRYWEFLYPLGYWELVQEQSARNTLDPYLVIALIREESAFGERVVSSSGAVGLMQLLPTTANDLVKATGNSGDSPKLDVPANNIALGTRYLAMMIEEFNGNWARAIAAYNAGPNQVRRWLGQLSNRTDDEFIEEIPFLETRAYVKRVLGSYYRYRAQYSKG, encoded by the coding sequence ATGAGGTCCACCTCACCGGCGCGTCACCGGCTGCGACCCGTCGCATGGTCCCACGTCACAACGGCGGGCGTGACACTGCTGCTGATGCTGCTGGCGTCGCTGCAGGCTGCTGCTTCCCCTGAGACATCCGCCGCGATCCTATGGCAGGAGGCGCTTGCGCGCATCGGGACGAAGGATTACCGGGGCGCGACCCCCCTCCTCGATGATCTGCGCCATAGGCAGGACTTTTCCAGGACGCGCGAGGCCGACTTCCTTCTAGGAGTGGCGCTGTACCGACAGCAGCAGTGGCAGGAGGCCGCCGGCACATTGGAGGCGGCCGCAACGCAGGTACCTGTGCTTGGAGACTACGCCCTCTACTACGCCGCGTCCGCCTATCAGGCCCTTGGCCTGCAACCTCGGGCGCTAGCGATGCTGTCGCGTCTGCTGCACGAGTATCCGGAAAGCCTGCTCACCGAGCGAGTTCGGCAAGAGCGCGCACGGCTCTATCTCGACACCAATCAGCCCGCGCAGGCTGAGGAGGCGTACAGAGAGGTTCTGTCTCGCGCCTCGGGCGAGGCGAAGCGGCGGGAAGCTCTGCTTGCGCTGGCAGAGATCGCCGTCAAGGCAGACAAACGACGAGAGGCGGAAGCTCTGCTGCGCGGGCTGTGGCTAAAGTCACCGGGGAGCCGGGAGGCGGCTCGCGCCGGCGAACTCCTGACCTCGATGGCGGAAGCAGCACCCTTCACCCTCGACGAGCAGTTCGAACGGGCACTCAACCTGTACCGTAGCAACCAGTACGCCCAGGCCATTGCCGCGTTCACACCCTTCTTGAGCAACCATTCGCCCCCCTTTGACGGAGTTCAAGACAGATTTGCCTCCCGCGCAAGGTTGTGGAGCGGTATCAGCCACTTTCAACGGCGAGACTACAGTCGAGCCATCAGCCTCCTGTCACCCGTGGGTCAGGACCATTCCCTTCATGCAGCGGAAGCGCTGTACTGGATCGGACGAAGCTATGCCCGAACAGACGATCGCGAAAAGGCCGTCACGACGTGGAACCGCTTGGCCCACGCCTATCCGAACAGCCCCTTTACCGCCGAGTCACTCTACCTGATGGCGCTTCAGTACAGAGACAACGGCAAACCGAAACGGGCAGTCCGGACTCTGGACCGACTCCTCAGGGATCACCCGTCCAGCCGGTTCGCCGATGCTGCCCTCTGGACTCGGGCATGGATCCATTATCGACAGTCGGCCCTTACGAAGGCGCTCGCCGATCTGCGGCAACTGCACGCGAAGGCTGCGTCAGATTCACGATTCGGCGTACAAGCCCTCTATTGGCAGGGACGGATTCTCGAAGATCTGAAAAAGAAGGGGAAGGCAGTAGAGGTATACCGGGGGCTGCTTAAAACCTACAACGACGAGAACTATTACGCCGAGCAGACACGTCTGCGCCTGAAGGTGCTGGAACCAAAAGCCGCGCAGGCCCTCCTTTTTGTTACGGATCAGCAGTCAGCAGCGCCTTCACCCTGCACCCTAACTCCTGCGTCCTGTTCTTCAGAGACCGCAAAAGCCAGATTGCTCAAGGAACTGAACCTTCGGGAGGAGGCCTCGGAGGAGTTCTGGGCACTCGCAGGGCGGTCTGCGGACGACCGTGGGCTCCTCTATGAGGCTAGCAGCGCTTTGCTCGACTTGGGTTCTTTCGAAAAGAGTGTGTCTATTGCAAAGCGCCTCCTGCGCCCGCTGCACGCTCGCAATCGGTCCGCGGAGCCTGTGCCAAGGTATTGGGAGTTCCTCTATCCGCTCGGGTACTGGGAGCTGGTGCAGGAGCAGAGCGCACGTAATACCCTCGATCCGTACCTGGTTATTGCGCTGATTCGGGAAGAGAGCGCGTTCGGCGAACGGGTCGTATCGTCTTCCGGGGCTGTTGGTCTGATGCAACTGCTTCCCACGACCGCCAATGACCTGGTCAAGGCAACAGGCAACTCAGGAGATTCACCGAAACTCGACGTACCAGCCAATAATATCGCACTTGGTACTCGATACCTGGCGATGATGATCGAGGAGTTCAACGGCAATTGGGCCAGGGCAATTGCCGCGTACAATGCCGGGCCAAACCAGGTGCGCCGCTGGTTGGGACAGTTGAGTAATCGCACTGATGACGAGTTCATTGAAGAGATCCCGTTTTTGGAGACAAGAGCGTATGTGAAGCGGGTCCTCGGAAGCTATTATCGCTACCGCGCGCAATATAGCAAAGGATAG
- the mtnA gene encoding S-methyl-5-thioribose-1-phosphate isomerase has product MFETIEWTSAGVVRLLDQRRLPAEEVYVECRDAAAVAQAIRSMQIRGAPAIGVAGAMGLALAAQSIGARSFEEFYAELSRHGEALRRTRPTAVNLAWGIERMQRCAQQHKTLPIAELVQALIREAQQIREEDIRDNRAIGAYGQGLIPDGAAVLTHCNAGALATAGYGTALGVIRAAHAAGTRLSVWAGETRPFLQGARLTAWELQQDGIPVTLITDNMAGHLMQRGEIDLVIVGADRIARNGDVANKIGTYTLAVLAQAHGLPFYVAAPLSTLDLSLRDGEAIPIEERDPKEVTDWAGVRTAPVGVRARNPVFDVTPYRYITALITDRGIVRPPYDAGLAALAGPAVAL; this is encoded by the coding sequence ATGTTTGAGACCATCGAATGGACGTCGGCAGGCGTGGTCCGGCTTCTGGATCAACGCCGGTTGCCGGCAGAGGAAGTGTATGTCGAGTGCCGCGATGCGGCGGCGGTCGCGCAGGCAATCCGGTCGATGCAGATCCGCGGAGCCCCGGCGATCGGTGTGGCCGGCGCCATGGGCTTGGCGTTGGCGGCGCAGTCGATCGGGGCTCGCAGTTTCGAGGAGTTCTACGCGGAGTTATCGCGCCATGGCGAGGCGCTGCGCCGGACCCGTCCTACAGCCGTGAATCTGGCATGGGGGATCGAGCGGATGCAGCGGTGCGCTCAGCAGCATAAGACCCTCCCGATCGCTGAGCTCGTGCAGGCCCTCATTCGGGAGGCGCAACAGATCCGGGAGGAAGACATCCGGGATAACCGGGCGATCGGCGCGTACGGCCAAGGGTTGATCCCCGATGGGGCCGCCGTCCTGACTCACTGTAATGCTGGGGCCCTGGCAACCGCCGGCTATGGAACCGCCCTGGGAGTGATCCGCGCGGCGCACGCGGCCGGGACCAGACTGTCGGTGTGGGCCGGTGAGACCAGACCGTTTCTGCAAGGCGCCAGGCTAACCGCCTGGGAATTGCAGCAGGACGGCATTCCGGTGACGCTCATCACCGACAATATGGCCGGACACCTGATGCAGCGGGGCGAGATCGATCTCGTCATCGTCGGAGCCGACCGGATCGCTCGTAACGGCGACGTGGCGAATAAGATCGGAACCTACACCCTGGCCGTTCTGGCACAGGCGCACGGGCTCCCGTTCTATGTCGCAGCCCCCCTGTCCACCCTGGATCTGTCGCTTCGTGATGGAGAGGCAATCCCGATCGAGGAGCGCGATCCCAAAGAGGTCACCGACTGGGCCGGCGTTCGGACCGCGCCGGTGGGTGTGAGGGCGAGAAATCCCGTCTTTGACGTGACACCATACCGCTACATTACCGCCCTGATTACCGATCGGGGCATAGTCCGGCCGCCCTACGACGCGGGCCTAGCCGCGCTGGCCGGGCCTGCCGTAGCCCTATGA
- a CDS encoding nitrite reductase, whose product MTTRTKLTVLTVALGMLWTVPVQAQQAPAAPELPPAPPLAQGELETAKRIYFDRCAGCHGVLRKGATGPQLLPAKTRALTTPVLKAFIVNGTGGGMPDWGRQGILTDAESDLMARYIQHDPPVPPELSMADMKKSWNMTVPPDKRPTKPEHNRDWKNFFAVTLRDAGQVAIIDGDTKEIVNTVKTGFAVHISRSSFSGRYMYTIGRDGRATMIDLWMKVPDKVAEVKPCSDARSIDTSKYKGKLGDFTDKLAVIGCYWPPQIIVLDGATLEPKTVISSRSMTYDTMEYHPEPRVASIVASHFKPEWVINIKETGLIWLVDYSDLKNLKMTQIQGEKFLHDGGWDSTKRYFMVAANMANKVVVIDVEKGKLEAIFESGIKPHPGRGANWIDPKFGPVNGTPHLGEGKVTVYGTDPAKHKESAWKKVRELKTLGGGGLFIKTHPKSKNVWVDHALNGDPAIQKQVCVFEKANMDKDPKCWKVSDKGRAVHFEFNKAGDEVWISVWGKKDGQSEIVVYNDKTLQEVARIDDPRIITPTGKFNVYNTVHDIY is encoded by the coding sequence ATGACGACTAGAACAAAGTTGACGGTGTTAACTGTGGCGCTAGGGATGCTATGGACCGTTCCGGTTCAGGCCCAGCAGGCGCCTGCGGCGCCGGAACTTCCACCGGCTCCACCTCTGGCGCAGGGTGAGCTTGAGACGGCTAAGCGCATCTACTTTGACCGGTGTGCAGGCTGTCACGGGGTCCTGAGAAAAGGCGCGACAGGCCCGCAGCTTCTGCCCGCGAAAACTCGCGCTCTCACTACGCCCGTTCTGAAGGCGTTCATCGTGAACGGTACAGGCGGTGGTATGCCGGACTGGGGTCGACAAGGGATTCTCACCGACGCCGAAAGCGATCTGATGGCCCGCTACATCCAACACGACCCGCCCGTGCCGCCAGAGCTCTCCATGGCGGATATGAAGAAAAGTTGGAACATGACCGTGCCGCCGGACAAGCGACCCACAAAGCCCGAACATAACCGTGACTGGAAGAACTTTTTTGCCGTGACCCTCCGCGATGCCGGCCAGGTGGCGATCATCGACGGCGACACCAAGGAGATCGTCAACACTGTCAAGACGGGGTTTGCGGTCCATATCTCGCGCAGTTCCTTTTCAGGGCGCTACATGTATACGATCGGCCGTGATGGCCGGGCGACGATGATCGACCTGTGGATGAAGGTTCCGGATAAGGTCGCCGAGGTCAAGCCATGCAGCGATGCGCGCTCCATCGACACGAGCAAGTATAAAGGAAAGCTCGGCGACTTCACCGACAAGCTGGCCGTCATTGGCTGCTATTGGCCGCCGCAGATCATTGTGTTGGACGGCGCCACGCTGGAACCGAAGACGGTCATCAGCAGCCGGAGCATGACCTACGATACCATGGAGTATCACCCCGAGCCCCGGGTCGCCTCGATCGTGGCGTCGCACTTCAAGCCCGAGTGGGTTATTAACATTAAGGAGACCGGGTTGATCTGGCTGGTCGATTACTCGGATCTCAAGAACCTCAAAATGACCCAGATCCAGGGCGAGAAGTTTTTGCACGACGGCGGCTGGGATTCCACCAAACGCTACTTCATGGTGGCGGCTAACATGGCGAACAAAGTGGTTGTGATCGACGTCGAGAAAGGCAAACTTGAGGCGATCTTCGAATCCGGAATCAAACCTCATCCAGGGCGAGGCGCCAACTGGATAGATCCGAAATTCGGTCCGGTGAATGGCACGCCGCATCTTGGCGAAGGCAAGGTCACCGTCTACGGAACCGATCCGGCCAAGCACAAGGAGTCTGCCTGGAAAAAGGTGAGGGAGCTCAAGACCCTGGGAGGCGGCGGCCTGTTTATCAAGACGCATCCGAAGAGCAAAAATGTCTGGGTAGACCACGCCCTGAACGGTGATCCGGCAATTCAAAAGCAAGTTTGCGTCTTCGAGAAAGCGAACATGGACAAAGATCCGAAGTGCTGGAAGGTTTCGGATAAAGGGCGCGCGGTCCATTTCGAGTTCAACAAGGCCGGGGACGAGGTATGGATAAGCGTGTGGGGGAAGAAAGACGGTCAGAGCGAGATCGTCGTCTATAATGATAAGACGCTTCAAGAAGTAGCCAGGATCGACGATCCGCGCATCATCACGCCGACAGGCAAGTTTAACGTCTATAACACGGTGCACGATATCTATTAA
- a CDS encoding radical SAM protein, which translates to MLRITELSCGAIQGSEKPLKQKDGSPALPCAKKPIVIWNLTRRCNLHCLHCYSLSQDRAYADELTTDEGKRLIVDLARYKIPVLILSGGDPLYREDLYTLADYARDLGVRCALSTNGTLIDATAAKRLQRSGITYVGVSLDGIGQVHDRFRGMQGSFALALQGLRHSRDEGMKVGIRTALCRRILPDLPAICDMAEQESLDRLYFSHLVYAGRGVGLIDDDLSSEEKQGALDYLIQRGADFHRRGVKIEITTGNNDADGVYLYLKMRRSNPERAQSVFRLLQRQGGNSSGTSLGNIDNLGNVHADPFWSHYSLGNVRERSFAEIWEDTTDPIMHVLKDRHRALKGRCAQCPYLELCGGNSRVRAEATTGDLWASDPGCYLSDEELGISSDGKEDSRASTPFSVRH; encoded by the coding sequence ATGCTGAGGATTACAGAGCTGTCGTGCGGGGCTATCCAAGGTTCTGAGAAGCCCCTGAAGCAGAAAGACGGGTCGCCTGCGCTGCCCTGTGCCAAAAAGCCGATAGTCATCTGGAACCTGACAAGGCGCTGCAACCTCCATTGCCTGCACTGCTACAGCCTATCACAGGACCGTGCCTACGCCGACGAATTAACAACTGATGAGGGAAAACGGCTGATTGTCGACCTGGCCCGCTATAAGATTCCGGTGCTCATCCTTTCCGGCGGCGATCCGTTATATCGGGAAGATCTTTACACGCTTGCGGATTACGCCAGAGACCTCGGGGTGCGTTGCGCACTGTCAACGAACGGTACCTTGATAGATGCCACGGCGGCAAAGAGGCTCCAGCGTTCCGGCATCACCTACGTCGGCGTGAGCCTGGATGGAATCGGGCAGGTACATGATCGCTTTCGCGGAATGCAGGGCTCCTTTGCACTGGCGCTACAAGGGCTGCGCCACTCCCGCGATGAAGGGATGAAGGTTGGCATTCGGACCGCTCTTTGCCGTCGGATACTCCCTGACCTGCCGGCGATCTGTGATATGGCAGAGCAGGAGAGCCTGGATCGTCTCTACTTCTCGCACCTGGTCTATGCGGGACGGGGAGTTGGGCTCATCGACGATGATCTTTCGTCTGAGGAAAAGCAAGGTGCGCTTGATTATCTCATACAGAGAGGTGCGGATTTTCATCGCCGCGGCGTAAAGATCGAAATAACTACCGGCAATAACGATGCCGATGGCGTGTACCTCTATTTGAAGATGCGGCGATCCAATCCTGAACGGGCGCAATCGGTTTTTCGTCTCCTTCAACGTCAAGGGGGGAATAGCTCCGGCACCTCGCTGGGCAACATCGACAACCTCGGAAACGTCCACGCCGATCCTTTTTGGAGCCATTACTCCCTTGGCAATGTCCGTGAGAGGAGCTTTGCGGAGATTTGGGAAGATACCACCGATCCAATCATGCATGTGCTGAAAGATCGACACCGAGCCCTCAAGGGCCGATGTGCTCAGTGTCCGTATCTTGAGCTGTGTGGTGGCAATTCACGAGTACGAGCGGAGGCGACGACCGGGGATCTGTGGGCTTCCGACCCGGGCTGCTACTTGAGCGACGAGGAGTTGGGAATCTCATCGGATGGAAAGGAAGACAGCCGTGCCAGTACGCCTTTTTCAGTACGTCACTAA
- a CDS encoding protein nirF produces the protein MPVRLFQYVTKAFLILFLLTLGLPLQSSADDPRWGTASLVVVIERETGSVLVIDSSRHELLGRISGLGNLTHATVKFSPDARYAYVIGRTGEVSKIDLLTLKLVKHVNAGKLSVGGVISQDGKYIALSNYVPGEVRILNADTLELVKTIPALYTDASGKELPSRVVGLVDAPGNLLVFSLMDANSIWVVDAGKKEFPVIRKFTNIGKEPYDALITPDGRYYLVGLLGSDWMGLLDTWKLDRVTPILAEQGKGSEVPLWKIPHLKGWALTGRLAFLPALKREVALVYSALDWTPLTPIPISGTALYTVVRPDGRQVWVDIIGKNGDLIDVIDVESMKVVKTLNPGPGATHPQFTPKGEAAYVSLMDGGKVVVYDTATFKVLKEFQADHPSGIFFTNRAHKFGM, from the coding sequence GTGCCAGTACGCCTTTTTCAGTACGTCACTAAGGCTTTTCTCATTCTCTTTCTCTTGACACTCGGCTTGCCTCTCCAGTCGAGTGCCGATGACCCGCGTTGGGGCACGGCGTCGTTGGTGGTTGTTATCGAACGGGAGACCGGTAGTGTTCTTGTCATCGACTCCTCCCGCCACGAGCTTCTGGGGCGGATTTCCGGGCTCGGTAACCTCACCCATGCGACGGTGAAATTTTCCCCTGACGCCCGCTATGCCTACGTCATCGGTCGTACGGGCGAAGTCTCTAAGATCGACCTCCTAACCCTGAAGCTTGTCAAGCATGTGAATGCAGGAAAATTGTCCGTCGGCGGTGTCATCAGCCAGGATGGCAAGTATATAGCCCTCAGTAATTATGTCCCCGGCGAGGTGCGCATTCTGAATGCCGATACGCTGGAACTGGTGAAAACGATTCCGGCGCTGTACACGGATGCGAGCGGAAAGGAGCTTCCGTCACGAGTCGTGGGACTGGTCGACGCGCCAGGGAATCTGCTTGTGTTTTCCTTGATGGATGCCAACAGTATATGGGTGGTGGATGCGGGGAAAAAAGAGTTTCCGGTGATCCGAAAGTTTACGAATATTGGGAAGGAGCCGTACGATGCCCTGATTACTCCGGACGGGCGCTACTATCTTGTAGGCTTGTTAGGCTCTGACTGGATGGGACTCCTCGACACATGGAAGCTCGATCGGGTTACTCCAATTCTTGCGGAGCAAGGTAAGGGTTCGGAGGTCCCTCTGTGGAAGATTCCGCATCTGAAAGGCTGGGCGCTCACTGGAAGGCTGGCTTTTCTTCCCGCGCTGAAGCGCGAGGTTGCCTTGGTCTATTCAGCGCTCGACTGGACGCCACTTACGCCCATACCGATCAGCGGCACCGCGCTCTACACCGTGGTGCGGCCCGACGGACGCCAGGTGTGGGTGGATATTATCGGTAAAAATGGGGACCTGATCGATGTGATCGACGTTGAGAGCATGAAGGTCGTCAAAACGCTCAATCCCGGACCCGGGGCTACACACCCCCAGTTCACACCCAAAGGAGAAGCCGCATACGTCTCTCTCATGGACGGCGGCAAGGTGGTTGTCTACGATACGGCGACCTTTAAGGTGCTGAAGGAGTTCCAGGCGGATCATCCCTCCGGGATCTTTTTTACTAACCGAGCACACAAATTCGGGATGTGA